A segment of the Candidatus Methanoperedens sp. genome:
TCCCGATGCTGCTGATATCAAAACTATCCTTGCTTTCCATGAAAATGCCATGCAGACCCTGACCGTATGCCTCGAGAATATCATGAAAAGTTACCAGTATACCAAAATGGTGTTCCCGGAGGAGTCAAAAGATGTTATTGCGGATGTCAATGCACTGGGAAGGCTCCTGAACCAGCTCATAGAACCCATAAATGAAAAAAAGAAGACAATCGATGCTTTTGATAATGCCTCCAATGCAATACGAACTATAAGAAATCTGATCAAGGATATTGAAAAAGAGAAAAGAAAAATCAATGAAAGCGATGAAAAATTCTCTATTTTGAAAAAAGATATGGACGAAGCGCAAAAAGACCTTGCCGGGCTCAAGGAAAGTGAACAATGGGAACAATATCTCAACCACAGGAATGAACTTATGGAACTGGAAACTAAAGCCGAGAAAATCGAGTCAGAGATCAAAGTGCAGGTTTTGCCCCTGAATAAAGCCCTGGGCAGACTCAAGCAACTGAGCGATAGCGGTAGATACACCCTGGCCCCTGAAGTGAAAGAGGGTCTTCATTCATGCCTGTTGGACCCGAAATGCGTTAATCCCGGATTTCTGGCCGAATTTAAAAAAATCGTTGAAAGCGACGCGCTGAGCCTTGCATCGGATAAACGGGATAAAATGCTTGAACAAATAAAGGTCGTTGAGGCATCGTTTGACCCCTATAAGAAAAAATATCAGGCTCTTGTAAAGGATATCGAGGCAAAAAAAAGTGAGATATCGAGACTCAATATAGCGGAGGAGGAAAAGAATTTTAACGAGAGGATCGCTATTTTGCGGGATAAGATAACTTTCGAAGAGAAGGAATTAGAACTATCAAAAAAACATCTTGTTTCTTTTGAACATAATCTTGATTCAAAAAAACTGGAGTTACAGCAGATTATTTCGACAATTGATAGCAGGATGAAAATTGCGTTCTAAAATCACGCATTCAAGGTTTTTACAACCGTTCCTCCGCATACTCCACCGCATTCCTGAATATCGCAACACCTGCACCCTCCTCCGGCAGCTCCTCCCGGGTCCATGAGGGATGGTTCGTCCTGTGCGTGAAGGCTTCGGGATGCGGCATCATCCCGAAAACCCTGCCTGTCTCATCGCATATGGCAGCGATGCTGTCCACAGAGCCATTGGGATTATGGGGATATCCAGCAAAGTTCCCCTCTCTGTCTACATATTGTAATACCACATGGCTATTTTTTCTCAATCTAGCGAGAACCTGCGGGCTTTTGACAATGAATTTTCCTTCGCCGTGGCGCACCGGGAGGTAGATGTTGCCAACTCCTTTCGTGAATACACATTTTGCCTCCGGATTTCCCTTGAGGTGAACCCATCTGTCCTCAAATCTTCCCGAATCATTGAACGTGAGCGTCACGTCCTGCGTAACGTAGTCCCCATCGAACGCGGGCAGCAGTCCCATCTTTACCATCGCCTGGAAGCCG
Coding sequences within it:
- the purQ gene encoding phosphoribosylformylglycinamidine synthase I; translated protein: MTPKVLVLTGYGINCDMELAHAFRLAGADAERVHLSDLINGSKELSDFHILALPGGFSFGDDIASGKVLANMIKYNLGEQLGQFIDSGKLIIGICNGFQAMVKMGLLPAFDGDYVTQDVTLTFNDSGRFEDRWVHLKGNPEAKCVFTKGVGNIYLPVRHGEGKFIVKSPQVLARLRKNSHVVLQYVDREGNFAGYPHNPNGSVDSIAAICDETGRVFGMMPHPEAFTHRTNHPSWTREELPEEGAGVAIFRNAVEYAEERL